From a single Lewinella sp. LCG006 genomic region:
- a CDS encoding SDR family NAD(P)-dependent oxidoreductase — MSSQIPTKYLDQVLEHHTQDMTGKVVAITGTTSGTGYVCAKEVARKGATVILLNRKSERAEKALDQLKTEVPEGKFDPIACDLQSFESVRNAAESIKRKYRIVDVLVNNAGVMALRDQATPDGYDVQMQTNVLSHFLLTKELFPLLRLSDQGRIVNHSSMARLGPPLAIEYFEKKGGDLGGDGTEEENFSFRGPRWMRYHQTKLANAAFTYGLKNKLEAANISNVLSLLAHPGLAKTELATTSAAVGGMDADAEFMNMAQSAEDGATGIIRAAMDPKAQSGDFYGPDGQGWNGFPEKLTPEDLLFDEANIQINWEGCEKAVGAFEI, encoded by the coding sequence ATGTCAAGTCAAATACCAACCAAGTATCTCGATCAGGTCTTAGAGCATCATACCCAAGACATGACCGGGAAAGTGGTCGCAATCACGGGCACCACCAGCGGCACCGGCTATGTATGTGCCAAAGAAGTAGCCCGAAAAGGAGCCACCGTCATCCTTTTGAACCGCAAAAGTGAACGCGCGGAAAAAGCACTCGATCAACTGAAGACGGAAGTTCCTGAGGGTAAGTTCGACCCGATCGCTTGCGACTTGCAAAGTTTCGAAAGTGTGCGCAATGCGGCGGAGTCAATCAAACGCAAATACCGTATCGTAGATGTGCTGGTCAACAATGCGGGCGTCATGGCACTTCGTGATCAAGCAACACCAGATGGCTATGATGTGCAGATGCAGACCAATGTCCTCTCTCATTTTCTCCTGACGAAAGAATTATTCCCCTTACTTAGATTAAGCGACCAAGGCCGTATCGTGAACCATTCTTCAATGGCACGGTTGGGGCCACCGTTGGCGATTGAATACTTTGAGAAAAAAGGTGGCGACCTCGGAGGCGATGGTACGGAAGAAGAGAATTTTAGTTTCCGGGGCCCAAGATGGATGCGCTATCATCAGACCAAGTTGGCCAATGCCGCCTTTACCTACGGACTCAAAAATAAGTTGGAAGCAGCCAATATTTCCAATGTTCTCTCCCTGTTGGCACATCCTGGTTTGGCGAAAACGGAGCTTGCCACAACGAGCGCCGCAGTTGGAGGAATGGACGCTGACGCCGAATTCATGAACATGGCGCAATCTGCAGAAGATGGTGCTACCGGCATCATCAGGGCCGCGATGGACCCCAAGGCACAATCAGGCGACTTCTACGGCCCCGACGGCCAAGGTTGGAACGGCTTCCCGGAAAAATTGACGCCCGAAGACCTTCTGTTCGATGAGGCAAACATCCAAATCAATTGGGAAGGTTGCGAAAAAGCAGTGGGGGCGTTTGAGATATAA
- a CDS encoding M60 family peptidase N-terminal accessory domain-containing protein codes for MKNTLLISLLLLSTHLAFAQCGADEVEIKVEIATDNWGYETSWTLKDLAGTILLQGGQDGAYDNNTTYADSTCVAADGCFFFEIYDTYGDGIYAPNGYVLYVDEMLVSSGANDIGAYASATAYCPDICTYTWNALNDLQGHINGASPLTIQELNLIYNIFNEFPECLAESEPMILLGKSVVEDYDQEVGALFTTPPTIAGFTKTLGNNAAVELARAMVALEQGIFDHVFTPDVYAEFPQYITQWPFNSCESFPGYVAPPADPSVSHSMMVLADFADPDGMNPYYGISGSGLWHALRPTGMYLAPGTVAKVDVPESLVGQDYYVQVGSHDWDLSNRPFFKRLDRIAKRFLIDATTIEVFNPLGGAISILVPYEADEGIVEVTVTNAVEAPFFSLKSFYESTDVNAELDKPGPWAVFESDNVMYTIPKHSIVPGQYDLIQTLQDWETALRGVNSIMARQIIPDKHNLYMIADVTIRGGAYFPGYPMSNTPLDYLNVPGPAYFIDGPGPNDETNFHELGHQLAMSKFPGEVEALVNFPYIMAMNYGLGVDLNEAVNYSFVPNTFDIDKTATHRMVSNTFGSERIIANATTNEVRYQHRGYGHYFEIVNMLGWCPLRNFWKQESIDFENGIDYGINDQDIDGRIIRMSVAAQADLRPLFHVFGILPQDSMAMQDTLNQLGIEPSLIVYNRLQAYFDLIPENNAAFVDYALSVYPNLYTSGPNENPDYGVGWHYLKSLSYDAAEAQQRTDILQGIIDRYYPNGAPADTGTPDLCCLLNAVDVDMVNEEVIVTGGVEPYEVFIDTLGNTQTVTVIDFDNCVATAEYTITSVTAPAQREVRIFPNPSSGEVQIDFGSVQEQVVISLFDLTGRLIQTQRVITTELLNYRLPEAKGVYLFKITFSDGGYRSMMVIKE; via the coding sequence ATGAAAAACACCCTACTCATTTCTTTACTCCTCCTTTCTACCCATTTAGCTTTTGCCCAGTGCGGAGCAGACGAGGTGGAGATCAAGGTCGAAATTGCAACCGATAATTGGGGCTACGAGACCTCCTGGACGCTTAAAGACCTTGCGGGTACCATCCTTCTGCAAGGAGGACAGGATGGGGCTTACGACAACAATACTACCTATGCAGACAGTACCTGCGTGGCTGCTGATGGTTGCTTTTTCTTCGAAATCTACGATACGTATGGCGATGGCATTTATGCGCCTAACGGTTATGTGCTGTATGTGGACGAGATGCTGGTTTCGAGCGGGGCCAATGACATTGGGGCTTATGCTAGCGCAACGGCTTATTGTCCTGATATATGCACTTATACCTGGAATGCGCTCAATGATCTACAAGGACACATTAATGGAGCGAGCCCTCTTACCATCCAGGAACTGAACCTGATCTACAACATCTTCAATGAATTTCCCGAATGTCTGGCAGAAAGCGAGCCGATGATCTTGCTGGGTAAAAGTGTAGTAGAAGATTATGATCAAGAAGTTGGAGCGCTGTTTACGACCCCTCCTACGATAGCAGGATTCACTAAAACCCTCGGCAATAATGCTGCTGTAGAGTTGGCGCGCGCCATGGTAGCGCTAGAGCAGGGGATATTCGATCATGTTTTTACGCCTGATGTCTACGCGGAGTTTCCCCAATACATCACTCAATGGCCATTCAATTCCTGTGAGAGCTTTCCCGGATATGTGGCCCCTCCGGCCGATCCATCGGTCAGCCATTCCATGATGGTGCTCGCCGATTTTGCCGACCCCGATGGCATGAATCCTTACTACGGCATTAGCGGAAGTGGATTATGGCATGCCCTACGCCCCACCGGTATGTATTTGGCCCCTGGTACTGTCGCCAAAGTTGATGTTCCGGAGAGTCTGGTTGGTCAGGATTATTATGTTCAAGTTGGATCTCATGACTGGGATTTAAGCAACAGGCCCTTTTTTAAACGACTAGATAGAATCGCAAAAAGATTCTTGATTGATGCTACTACCATAGAAGTATTCAACCCACTTGGAGGCGCTATCTCCATTCTTGTGCCCTACGAAGCTGACGAAGGAATCGTAGAGGTGACCGTGACCAATGCTGTAGAAGCTCCCTTCTTCTCGTTGAAATCTTTCTACGAAAGTACCGATGTGAATGCGGAATTGGACAAACCTGGCCCCTGGGCAGTATTCGAGTCTGACAATGTGATGTACACCATTCCAAAGCATTCCATTGTCCCTGGTCAATATGACCTCATTCAGACGCTGCAAGACTGGGAAACGGCCCTCAGAGGCGTCAATTCCATTATGGCAAGACAGATCATTCCCGACAAACACAACCTGTACATGATCGCGGATGTAACGATCAGAGGTGGTGCCTATTTCCCAGGTTACCCCATGTCCAACACGCCACTTGATTATTTGAATGTACCGGGTCCCGCCTATTTTATTGATGGGCCAGGACCGAATGACGAGACGAACTTCCATGAACTTGGGCATCAACTAGCGATGTCTAAGTTTCCGGGAGAGGTAGAAGCCCTCGTGAACTTCCCTTACATCATGGCCATGAATTATGGTCTGGGTGTAGACTTGAATGAGGCGGTGAATTATAGCTTTGTTCCCAATACATTTGACATCGATAAGACCGCCACCCATAGAATGGTGTCTAATACCTTTGGTTCAGAAAGAATTATTGCCAACGCTACCACCAACGAAGTACGTTACCAGCACAGAGGTTACGGACACTATTTTGAAATCGTCAATATGCTGGGCTGGTGTCCACTCAGAAACTTCTGGAAACAGGAATCCATCGACTTTGAAAACGGCATCGATTACGGCATCAACGATCAGGACATTGATGGCCGGATCATCAGAATGTCCGTTGCTGCGCAAGCCGATCTGCGTCCCTTGTTCCATGTCTTTGGGATTCTGCCCCAAGATTCGATGGCGATGCAAGACACCTTGAACCAGCTGGGTATCGAACCGTCCCTAATCGTCTACAATCGACTTCAAGCATACTTCGACCTGATTCCGGAAAACAATGCCGCATTCGTCGATTATGCCCTCTCCGTTTATCCGAATCTGTACACGAGTGGTCCTAACGAAAATCCTGATTACGGGGTGGGATGGCATTACCTCAAGTCACTTAGCTACGACGCTGCCGAGGCTCAGCAAAGAACCGATATCCTTCAGGGGATTATTGATCGGTATTATCCGAATGGAGCACCCGCGGATACTGGAACCCCAGACCTCTGCTGCTTACTGAATGCCGTGGATGTCGATATGGTGAATGAAGAAGTGATCGTCACTGGAGGAGTTGAGCCGTATGAGGTCTTTATCGACACCCTGGGTAACACGCAAACCGTTACGGTGATCGATTTCGACAACTGCGTAGCTACAGCGGAATACACCATAACCAGTGTAACAGCGCCAGCGCAAAGAGAAGTTCGGATTTTTCCGAACCCATCAAGCGGTGAGGTACAGATCGATTTTGGCTCCGTTCAAGAACAAGTCGTTATTTCCCTGTTTGACCTAACGGGCAGATTGATCCAAACGCAACGGGTGATAACGACCGAATTGCTTAACTATAGGCTTCCTGAAGCTAAGGGCGTTTATCTCTTCAAGATTACGTTTTCAGATGGAGGGTATCGTTCAATGATGGTGATAAAAGAATAA
- a CDS encoding outer membrane beta-barrel protein codes for MKRFSLFLLLSLALCFTAQAQLTKGTRFLGAAGARGTGNAVYGGLGQLSTNFGNDITIFGLRVTPDLGYFLSDHVLLGSSIVVSTTTDFEDSFTSVGAAPFVRYYFNPESTGNTYFYGQAQVGFIAALDESDFKTYPFGLQAGVTHFLAPGIGLDAYLQFRDSDLSTDNVSSLGIGATLNIYLNDEMYNNRKSGTASLQRGTLMIGGTGSASFGLGDNISRGISLVPQLFYFLNPQLAIGGSLQTWFSRSEFSGFQINNTILGISPQMRYYLSTGEHCMWFIGGGLNINHSRAKNDFFGVETSISDTNVGFGLGGGVNSFLTPNIALEIGPSLRINPANETVQIGIDLGVQFFLNTGE; via the coding sequence ATGAAGCGTTTTTCTCTATTTCTACTCCTTTCTCTTGCTCTTTGTTTTACTGCTCAGGCCCAGCTCACCAAGGGCACCCGCTTTCTAGGCGCAGCAGGGGCTCGTGGAACAGGCAATGCCGTTTATGGTGGACTGGGGCAGCTTTCCACAAACTTTGGCAACGATATTACCATATTTGGTTTGCGAGTTACTCCAGATTTAGGCTATTTCTTGTCAGATCACGTATTGCTTGGTTCTTCTATTGTTGTCAGTACGACTACAGACTTTGAAGATAGTTTCACCAGCGTTGGTGCTGCTCCATTTGTTCGCTATTACTTCAACCCTGAATCTACCGGGAATACTTACTTCTATGGGCAGGCCCAGGTGGGGTTTATTGCAGCCCTTGACGAATCTGATTTCAAGACTTATCCTTTTGGGCTTCAGGCAGGAGTTACGCACTTTTTGGCACCAGGCATAGGTCTCGATGCCTATCTGCAATTTCGAGACAGTGACCTCTCTACCGACAATGTGAGCTCGCTAGGCATTGGTGCTACCCTTAATATTTATCTCAATGACGAGATGTACAATAATCGTAAATCAGGTACGGCTAGTCTCCAACGCGGTACGCTGATGATCGGAGGCACAGGTTCAGCTAGTTTTGGTTTGGGGGATAACATCAGCAGGGGGATTTCACTAGTGCCCCAATTGTTTTACTTTCTCAATCCTCAATTGGCCATTGGTGGCAGTTTGCAAACCTGGTTCAGTCGAAGTGAGTTCAGTGGATTTCAAATCAACAACACCATTCTGGGTATCAGTCCACAAATGCGCTACTACCTTTCTACAGGAGAGCATTGCATGTGGTTTATCGGTGGTGGTCTGAATATCAATCATAGTCGGGCAAAAAATGACTTCTTTGGGGTTGAGACTTCAATAAGCGATACCAATGTGGGTTTTGGCTTAGGCGGTGGGGTCAATAGTTTCCTTACGCCTAATATAGCACTCGAGATCGGACCAAGCCTCCGCATTAACCCAGCCAACGAAACGGTACAAATCGGTATTGATCTCGGCGTACAATTTTTCTTGAATACGGGTGAGTAA
- a CDS encoding DUF2306 domain-containing protein gives MSSTFISRTDQIFRLATKLLVGIVWLSATFFGLYILLFYFAALLLEETNLWNKVLPGLFDTSTRMATLGIGLHFAAGGIILVLGCIQLIESVRVRYPAVHRWLGRLYVVSAMLTAIGGLVFILVKDTIGGPVMNVAFALYGILMFGAAVQTIRYARAGRLEQHRAWAIRLFALAIGSWLYRMDYGFWFLFTDGLGHTSDFHGPFDYFMDFWFYLPNLLVAEIFIGRHEGLQSQGVKVGATVLVFLATAFLVLATYYFTIKLWAPSVLELLGG, from the coding sequence ATGTCTAGTACTTTTATCTCCAGAACAGATCAAATTTTCCGCCTCGCTACCAAGCTGCTGGTAGGAATCGTATGGCTGAGTGCTACCTTTTTTGGACTCTATATCCTGCTGTTCTATTTCGCCGCCTTGTTGCTCGAAGAAACAAACTTATGGAATAAAGTTCTCCCCGGCTTATTTGACACCTCTACCCGTATGGCGACTTTGGGCATTGGGCTCCACTTCGCGGCGGGTGGGATTATCCTGGTGTTGGGTTGTATCCAATTGATTGAGTCGGTAAGGGTCCGTTACCCGGCGGTGCACCGCTGGCTGGGGCGCTTGTACGTGGTCTCGGCGATGCTTACGGCCATCGGTGGCTTGGTCTTCATCCTGGTCAAGGATACCATTGGAGGGCCGGTGATGAATGTGGCCTTTGCGCTTTACGGTATCCTGATGTTTGGGGCGGCGGTACAGACCATTCGCTACGCTCGGGCGGGCCGCCTGGAGCAACACCGAGCCTGGGCCATTCGCTTGTTTGCACTGGCGATTGGTTCCTGGTTGTACCGAATGGATTATGGCTTTTGGTTTCTTTTTACCGATGGTTTAGGCCATACTTCCGACTTTCACGGGCCTTTTGATTACTTCATGGATTTTTGGTTCTATCTCCCCAATTTATTGGTGGCCGAAATCTTTATTGGTCGCCACGAGGGCTTGCAATCCCAAGGGGTGAAAGTTGGTGCTACCGTCCTGGTTTTTCTTGCCACGGCTTTTCTGGTATTGGCAACTTATTATTTTACGATAAAGCTTTGGGCACCTTCGGTCTTGGAATTATTGGGCGGATAA
- a CDS encoding serine hydrolase — MKFYQRKMFKSTFIGMMVFITSITIGFSQSKTEQLDQLLNLYHEYGQFNGSVLVAEQGEVIYKKGFGMANMEWDIPNQPNTKHRLGSITKQFTAMLILQLVADGAVDLEAPISSYLPDYPKETGDQITIHHLLTHTSGIPNYTSFPNFFKEQSRNPYTPDEFVEVFAHKKLDFTPGERFSYSNSGYFLLGVIAEKLTGKTYEQLLHDKIFTPVGMHDTGYDNHEDIVKNRAAGYEKDGLNYVNASYLDMSIPYAAGSMYSTVEDLYLWDQALYTNKLLPQALMDLYFKPYVPAFGDSHYAYGWGVGKGRIGNTEDSVEAISHGGGINGFNTNISRVISDKSLVVLLNNTGGAPLNEITSAIRGILYNKTYDFPKKSVAHEVLGLIQEKGIKAGIAHFHAIKDQETYNLSEDEINGIGYQLMAEGKSEEALQVFKLNVDEFPQSFNVYDSYAEALMNLGQKDAAIENYRKSVEMNPANQNGIDMLEKLGVDISDLVKEVIVPDDLLERYVGNYELAPGFILSITKEGSQLKAQATGQPTVDIYPKSNTVFYLKVVPAQITFNTAKDGTVESLTLLQGGQEMTGMKM; from the coding sequence ATGAAATTTTACCAAAGAAAAATGTTCAAATCCACGTTTATCGGAATGATGGTATTCATCACTTCGATAACCATTGGCTTCAGTCAATCAAAAACGGAGCAGCTTGATCAACTATTGAACTTATACCACGAATATGGCCAATTCAACGGCTCCGTTTTAGTAGCAGAACAAGGAGAAGTCATTTATAAAAAAGGCTTCGGGATGGCAAATATGGAATGGGATATTCCGAATCAACCCAATACCAAGCATCGATTAGGCTCGATCACCAAGCAGTTTACGGCCATGCTTATCTTGCAGCTCGTGGCCGATGGTGCCGTAGATTTAGAAGCGCCGATTTCGAGCTACCTTCCTGATTATCCAAAAGAGACGGGGGATCAAATAACCATCCACCATTTATTAACCCACACCTCGGGCATACCGAATTACACCTCGTTTCCGAATTTCTTTAAGGAGCAAAGCCGCAATCCCTACACCCCGGATGAGTTTGTGGAAGTATTTGCTCATAAAAAGCTAGACTTCACTCCTGGTGAAAGATTCAGCTATAGCAATTCAGGTTATTTCCTGCTTGGGGTGATTGCTGAAAAATTGACGGGAAAGACTTACGAACAATTGCTTCACGATAAAATTTTTACGCCCGTAGGAATGCACGATACGGGTTATGATAATCACGAAGATATCGTGAAAAACAGAGCGGCTGGCTACGAAAAGGATGGACTTAACTACGTTAATGCTAGTTACTTAGATATGTCCATCCCTTATGCTGCAGGATCAATGTATTCTACGGTCGAGGATTTATACCTGTGGGATCAAGCACTGTATACCAATAAATTACTACCGCAAGCATTGATGGATTTGTACTTCAAACCCTACGTTCCTGCCTTCGGGGATAGTCATTACGCCTATGGCTGGGGAGTAGGCAAGGGAAGGATTGGCAACACGGAGGACAGTGTTGAGGCCATCTCTCATGGGGGCGGTATCAATGGTTTCAATACGAACATATCGCGCGTAATCTCCGACAAGTCTTTAGTGGTGCTTTTGAACAATACTGGCGGTGCCCCTTTAAACGAAATCACCAGCGCAATTAGAGGGATATTGTACAATAAGACCTACGATTTTCCTAAGAAATCGGTTGCCCATGAGGTACTGGGGCTTATACAAGAAAAAGGAATAAAGGCAGGAATTGCCCATTTTCATGCGATAAAAGACCAGGAAACCTACAATTTGAGCGAGGATGAGATAAACGGAATCGGCTATCAACTTATGGCTGAGGGGAAATCGGAGGAAGCCCTGCAGGTTTTCAAATTGAATGTAGACGAATTTCCGCAAAGCTTCAATGTCTATGACAGTTATGCTGAAGCGCTAATGAATTTAGGGCAAAAGGATGCTGCCATAGAAAATTATCGAAAATCTGTAGAAATGAATCCAGCCAATCAAAACGGCATAGATATGCTGGAAAAACTGGGCGTGGATATCAGTGACCTCGTAAAGGAAGTCATCGTACCGGATGATCTTCTCGAGCGTTACGTAGGCAACTATGAGTTGGCACCAGGTTTTATCCTAAGCATTACCAAAGAAGGCAGCCAATTGAAAGCACAAGCAACCGGACAACCTACGGTTGATATTTACCCTAAATCAAATACGGTCTTTTATCTAAAAGTAGTGCCTGCCCAAATCACGTTTAATACCGCAAAGGATGGGACCGTTGAGAGCTTGACACTCTTGCAGGGAGGTCAGGAAATGACGGGCATGAAAATGTAG